In Melanotaenia boesemani isolate fMelBoe1 chromosome 5, fMelBoe1.pri, whole genome shotgun sequence, the DNA window CTGaagcaaagagaaagaggaaaagattgACCCACAACAACACTCCATCGTCAAGCACACCGAGTAGCCACGAGACAGAACATGAATCGACTGATCTTCACATAAATGATGATACCACAGCTGCAACAGCCCTTCTGGACCTTTCTTCAGTTTCAGGTTGTGtgatatattttttcaaaattaagaataaaaatatatttttaatctgtGTCTTTTCACACTATCAGGATGGAAATTTATTGTttcaatttatatttttcagatcTTTCAGCTCAAATCATCACGGATAGCTTTGATAAGATGGACCAATCCTGTCAGACCGATGCTACATGTGATGAACTGATTAAgttaaaactggaaaacaagATTCAAAAAGATGAACTCTCAAAGTGCAGAGAGCAAGATGTAAATGCACAGCAGAAAAGCACTTTTTCTGTTGATGATGTCAGAAATGATGACAAGCAGGCAAAATTCTACACTGGTCTGACATGGCTTCAGTTCATGGCTCTCTGGAATTTCCTTGGACCCTCTACAGATAAGTTAACATATCACAAAAGCACATTAAGGTCAGAAATATCTCCAAGTAAAAGGCCAGGTGTCAAAAGAAAACTGGATACCATTAATGAACTATTTCTTACCCTAATAAGACTGAGAACTGGCTTACTTCATCAGGATTTGGCATTTAGATTTGGAGTTTCTGTTAGTTTAGTCTCAAAAATAGTCACCACTTGGATTCAGTTTATGTATCTTGAGTTTTCCACAttgagaaaacaaatgtttgcatCTCGAGAAATTGTTGCCAGAAATCTCCCTTCGTGTTTTAAGAGATTCAAAGGGATTAGAACCATTATTGATTGTACTGAATTTTTTGTTGAACAAGCCTCTAATTTTGAGCAACAGGGTAATCTGTACTCATCGTACAAAAGTCATGGGACATATAAAGTTTTAGTAGGTGTGTCCCCCACTGGCGCTGTTATGTTTGTATCTGATGCATACGAAGGGTCGATCTCTGATGTTGAAATTGTAAAGCAAAGTGGATTTCTTGATAATCTTGAAGCTGGGGATCTTGTTCTAGCTGATCGGGGTTTCACAATAAGGGAAATTTTAGCAGAAAGGGGGGTTCACCTTAACATCCCACCATTTTTGAGTGGGAGAAAACGGCTCACGCCAGAGGAAGAAATTTACACTAAAAAGATAGCAAGAGTAAGAATCCATGTTGAAAGATGCATcgagagaataaaaaaatttagaTTGCTCAGTAAAGTTGTACCCCTGTCACTGCAGCCTGTATTTTCACAAATGGTTTTTGTTGCTGCCTGCTTAGTCAACTTTCAAGAACCACTTGTAACATAACAGGAAAGATGTTGAACGTGAGGTAGCAGTGAAGTTCTTGAATTAATTCATACATGAGCTGTTGAATTAACTACTCTGTCATGAAGTAATTAATTGTAATAGAAAtgaagttcaaataaaaacatttcagatgcatttgttttttttattgtgactgaTAATGTTCACTGTGATGCAGCTTTGATGTTATACCATGCACCACCGTCTACAGCTGGATCAATTGGTAATTTTTGATCCACAGCATGCTGGCATCTGTACAAACACAATGCATGGAGTAATGTATTTATCTAATAATCAAACAGAACAATgtctctgaaaataaatatatcttgcCTTTGTATTTATAATTCATAAAGGAGCTATAcctgatattattttaatatgtctAAGAAGAATGGTTTTTACATAGTATATTATGTGGTATAAGGGGTAAGTCCATAAAACCGAATGACTCATTGATTGCTAGGGATGTAAGGAAACAATcgaaaattgatttaaaatcaattcaaactggtttaaatgaaaatcgatgt includes these proteins:
- the LOC121639649 gene encoding uncharacterized protein LOC121639649, which produces MDQSCQTDATCDELIKLKLENKIQKDELSKCREQDVNAQQKSTFSVDDVRNDDKQAKFYTGLTWLQFMALWNFLGPSTDKLTYHKSTLRSEISPSKRPGVKRKLDTINELFLTLIRLRTGLLHQDLAFRFGVSVSLVSKIVTTWIQFMYLEFSTLRKQMFASREIVARNLPSCFKRFKGIRTIIDCTEFFVEQASNFEQQGNLYSSYKSHGTYKVLVGVSPTGAVMFVSDAYEGSISDVEIVKQSGFLDNLEAGDLVLADRGFTIREILAERGVHLNIPPFLSGRKRLTPEEEIYTKKIARVRIHVERCIERIKKFRLLSKVVPLSLQPVFSQMVFVAACLVNFQEPLVT